Within Enoplosus armatus isolate fEnoArm2 chromosome 1, fEnoArm2.hap1, whole genome shotgun sequence, the genomic segment GAGCGCGAGTGAAATATGCAAAAAGTAGGACCCGATAATCCACGGTTCTTGGAAATTTGGAATCGGTTCCAACTCGGAACCGTGATACCCAACCCTCGATTTGTGGCAAGTTAAGATTTAGAGGAAAGCATTTTACCTGATAATACTGTGACGACGCGTAATCAAGTTCATACCAATGTGCGGGTGTAGTGTTCATGAAGACCGTTAATaactttaaacatttttaaaaaacggTCACACAATGTGGTAAATGTTACtcaatgactttttttttttttttgttggtgcttgtttgtttgtttgttttctagtAAAATCGGGGAGGAGCAGTCGGCTGAAGATGCCGAGGACGGCCCACCAGAGCTGCTGGTAAGTCATTTTATTCAGAGTCACCTTCACGGTTCACTCATCATTTGGAGATCCTCTCAATACTCTGAAATGCCAGTTTTCACTTCTACTCACTTTAATAATACAATCACATCGACTGGGTGGTCAATGACGTAACTACAGAACAAGGTGAAACAGCCTCTCAAATGTTACTAGTCAATTAAGTCCTGCTTGCCTGTTTACCACCATCAGTTCATCCACGGTGGCCACACAGCCAAGATCTCGGACTTCTCCTGGAACCCCAATGAACCCTGGGTCATCTGCTCAGTGTCCGAGGACAACATCATGCAAGTCTGGCAGATGgtgaatacagacacacacacacacaaatgagagaTGTTCCAGTTGTCCAAATAGAAAACAGGATCGGCGAATTCTCCAaggattcctttttttttctctctccacccccgCCTACTTGCATGCGTCCGaagaaaaccccccccccccaaaacacttAAAGACAACACAGCGTAGCTTACCGGTAACCTGCAGCTGCCACCTTTCGAGACTCCGAGTGTCCGTTGCTGGCCTGCCACAGCCTGGCTGCGCGTCAGAAAAGTCTGTCTGTTATGCAGACCCGTCTTCTCTTCACCCATCACCAACAAATCATATGATAATCTTatatataatgaaatacaatgcattgttagATTagagctatatatatatatatatatatattcttataaataataaataaaggcctgtctctATCGCTGAGGGTACTCTCCAGTGTGAGCTGTTTGCATGTTGAGCTGCTGCCGTTCAGCCAAAGACTGAGGATGTACATTAacgccccctccccctccccccctgtTCTTCTCCCAGGCGGAGAATATCTACAATGATGAGGAGCCGGACAACACCCCTGCATCAGAGCTGGAGGCTCAGGGATCATAACCTAGCTGGGCCTCCCCTCGACCGAGTCTCTCTCCAGGCACGACCCCTCCTCCTCGCCCTGAGCTCAAGACCCAGCCCGGCCCGGCCCCGTTTCCCCCTCTCTGGCTTATCTCGAGTGCGAAATGAAAAGTCTGCTCTCCACACGAATGAACTATGTGGAGAGTCAGAGACGGCGTCAACACCCCCCACCGCCCCTGCTAACAGACAGTTGGATTCAGGTTCATCCTGCTTACACCTCGGCCCAGGTACCCAAAAGCACTTAAGCACTTGGAATAAGATAATGCAGTGTTCTACCTGCTCAGGTGGCGGGATCGCCAGTGTTTTGGGGAGAGGGATTGGAGGACTCTGAGCGAGCAGGAAACCTTCACGTGCACAAAGTTAATAAGACCAGTTCATTTCAAAGGGCTCATCAAGGAAAACCGTGGAGGTCATTGGACACTGTGAGAAGCCAGAACACCACTAGATTCCCTTCCCTCAAGACGAAAGTATTCAAGGAAACCCAGACAGTAAGAAGATTATCTGAGCACTGAAATGCTTTTGGGAAACCTGATCTCATCCGTCCGAACTGTGTGATGTGTCAAGGGAAGCGTTCtttcataccttttttttttatttcccgTCTGATttattagagaaaaaaaaagcagttagcTGACACTTGGCTGTCCCTTGAAGAAACATTCCCTGCTGTGTTTGCCTCCTGTCCCTAAGGTACATAAACTCTTCAGTATTTGGCTTGAGTGAAAGGTGTGGGGACCAGATCAGTGCATTTGAGGGGAAcgcctctttcttttttttttttgtttcccctctcttcctgtgtgttctTACGTAATGTGAAATCGCtatgttttgtttgctgcaCCACAAATTGCAATAAAACTTTTataacttttcaaaaaaaataaagcaagtATCTCATTCATGTGAACTTTGCTGCACAATACAAACGACACGAGACCCAATAATCActaagaggaagagaaaaaaaaatctggttaTTGCAAATTCtacaaaatgtttattgaaaAGCAAGACAGGGCTATAAGAACATTGTACAATCAAAGAGGGGGTTGTGGgctcatcatttttttttttctttttttaaataaagctcTCCAAAGCTGTGGTGACTCGTGCCTCTTCTTTCACAGTTAGTCTCACCTGCAGAGGTAGATTCTGACATTACCTGAGAGTCAATCTGGGGCAACGccaaagaaacaggaaatagaTGCTGAAAAAGTCTTCCCTCAACTAGACCTGTCCTCTaccgaacccccccccccccccccacacacacaaaacccacaCCACCTAACCCTGCAGCACGTGTTCacatcaattttttttattttttaaatcccCTCAGTGTGATGTAaaatgaaaggaggaaaaatgtaAGAAGCCGCAGATAAAAATGGGACAAAAGGGACTGCAAGGCAAGCGTCTCAAGAGGACAAAGGTCAAAGACGGGTCAACCAACAGGCAggtttgtgtaaatatttgtacAGGAACATTACTCGTCAGCACCACCGCTACGCTTCCCACTGACTTCACGGTGAACCGAGTTCAGAAAGTCCAGCTGCTGAAGCGCTGACGCCTGGTGAGCTGGGGGGACAACAGGGACCTGGTCCTTCTCTGCGCTCTGACTCCCACAAGCACATCTCTCGTGTTATAATCTCTCAGACAAATAAAAGCTGCTGATCTTGGATCAGTCTTGTAATTACACCCACAAATAAAAGACTGGGATTCCAAATAAGGATGCCGATGACGCAGGTATAGGGGGTTAGCAGGTGATGAAGTGCTGTATTCAAGGTGTCGGGCCTGGGGAAGTGGAGCGAGGACAAAAGGTGCTGTtgaaagagtgtgtgaatggaatttgatttgatttcacgAGTAGAACAATCCCACGATGCGAAACGAGGTCCAGAACCTGAATTTGACCCTGCTCACGATAGATCTCCACACCAGGACTCGACACACACTAGGCTCCTGTTGATATGCATCACTGATGGAAATCAATAAATTAGAAATGTTCTCCCAGTACAACGTTTCGAACATGACAATCTGACGGCCTGATGACCCTAAAAATAATTTCTCAAACATCACTGACGTACAATAATTAGCCAGTGGGACGAAGGCGTTTCAGAACTCAAACCTACACGgttcataaaaagaaaaacggaTTTGAATCAAGTGACACCACTTCGCACAGTCGCTCAGCTTCCAGCCCTTTACGTCATTTTGCCCTCTGCATCGCTTCCTGTTAACCCCTCGTGCCCAGATAGACAGTTTAAAGgcctacataaaaaaaaaaaaaagaagtgataTTTTAAGAGTAGTcaaaatattgcaaatacaCGTCATCTAATTTCTGAAATCTAATCATATCAGTTTTTGTtatcaaaatataatttacGATAAACgtagctttttttcttcttcttgtattATGACATTCTCATCTCGACATCATCGCTTTTTCCTGTGAAATTGCAACTCATTCTTGAAATACAACTTTTTGTTCCAGCTTTATTCTCAAAACATTACggcccctcccccccccccccccccccccccccccccccaaaacatttcaaatatatttccaaatcctcctccaccaccaccacagtggCCCTAATACTAATCCCTAATCATTTGAATTATAAATTGAGAATTTCATTCTTCAGACTCGCCGCATGTACGAGACCTGGGTCAATAATCCAGACTCTTGAAGCTACAGTAAGAAGCGTGCCGTCAGTGGTCGCGGCCACCAACCGGAGGTTCAACTTTAGCCCTTTTCAGACACCTGTTTAACAGGCAGACTGAGGGGAAATCCTGATTCTAAAGGCCTATCTCGTGGGGGAACTGGTGGAGCTATAATTTACCTCCCAAACACTGTCGTTCAGCTGAGGGGGGAGATCAACTCTGAAGTTACCAACAGCCTGTACAAGGTGGCTATTTAAGCTAGGTTAGGTCAAACACAGGGCCCGGGCAGATGAGCATTTAGAATTCAGCTTTGATGAACCTTTGAGGGAACTGAGAACCAAAACAGCTATGCGTCGCACCAAACCATATGATATAACCCTGCCCCGCCAAAcgataaactgctccacaaaacaGATGCAGTTGGCTGGAGTTGATGGGTCTCTTGAGTAAACGGTTAGCAACTAAGCTAGCTAGTAGTAGCTgtcaccccccccaaaaaaaaactactacGTTGCAGAAGGAACGGGGTTCATTCGCGTCTTTACAAGGTCTTGTCTCACTCAAGTTTTCCCATCTTTGTTGTTCAATACAAAATGCTTCCACACACGTTTCCTCTCAGACGGTTTTTGTTCGCGATGATCTTTTCAGCCCAGCTTGCTTAGCTTTCTCTCTGCATTAGCGACGCGGACAGTAATAGCCCAGTTTGCTGACGACACCCCCTactagcttgcttgctaactgGCATTTAGCGAACTGGCCAGTTTACGGACGTCAAATAAGCCCAACTTTGCACTCGCTCTACGCTTTGTCCCGCTTCCTCTTTCGGCTTTTCAGATCCCATTTCTGACTGTAAGGCTACGTTAATAAAAAGTGACCTATGACAATGTGCGTGTGATACAACCACTTTTGAATTTAATCAAACTAGAGTTTCCAATGAAACATATGACACTACAGGGAGAGAccacgttagagagaaataaaaaggccAATTTGACTGCATGGAAATTCCCTATGAAAATACAGTTATGGTAGAAAAGGGAGTACGAAGTGCTTGCCACAAAGCCAGTTATTACAACCAATGTAAACGTGGGCAAATTTTAGAATACAATCCTTGATACAATCATTTTATTCTTCTTAAACTATCGCACAAAAAAGACATGGGTTCAGTTGCCATGTAGAGACCCGGAGAGGTAAGtctagaataaaaaaaaaaagaaaaaggaatctaTCTCCAATAAAGATATTTTTCTGGCTAGTTATGGAACTAGGCTGGAGGTGTGTGGAGCCCTCCATCGCGCCCTTCTCACCTACGCACAGGTGGTGAAGGCTCATTCAGTCCTGCTCTGTGGTTGGCGTTTCTGCAGGCTGGCTGGTTGTCGTCGTAGCAGTAGTGGTTTTGTCAGTAGCAGCCGGTGCGGGGTCCATTTCAGGCGGTCTGGGAGCTTGGTGGATGCCCTCTGTCTCCAGACCGTCACATCGCGCCtccgcctccccctccccctcctcctcctccccctcctcttcctcgccctcctcttcctcctcctcctccccagctgAAGGCTCCCGTGGCTGGGCTTCAGGAGGCGCTGTGGTCCCTTGGTCTCCCGGCTCCTGGAGGTGGCTGAGACGGTTGTTGAGGTCGTTCCTCTCCTTCTGCAGGGCTCTGCACAgcctctccagcagctccagcttcCCCTGCAGGGCCTTGAAGTGTCCGTCGCGCAGAGTTTtctacaacacaacacaacctttcatcatttttcacattatatGGTCAGAGCTTTCAATCACATCAGATCagagtatcaaaagtaaaagcgCTCATTACGCAGTACAGTACTATATTATCATAGTACTGAAGCATTGTTACTCAGTCCTTACTGATGAAACAGCTGCATGTCACCTtgctacaacattaaaggtgCTACGTTATATACGTCATTAAATATAGTATTGCATCGTGTTATTAGCTGACCGTTAACCTGCACAGGAACCATTTAACAACAGCTGTCAGATGGAAATGAGGTAGAAAGTAGAATATAGGAAGCACAGTTTGTGCTATGAATTGCATGTTCACAAAGAtctaaagaaaatacataaacgcagcttttctttctgcgtgagaactgaaaataatgagctgTAAATATGACTTCAAAAGGATTTTTctgcattaaaggaatagtttcatattttgggaaatatgctgaTTTGCTCTCTTTCTGACAATGAGGTAAGATGTGTGTTCTGACACATAACTGGCCctaacaaattaacaaattaagATTCGGCAACATGTTCATCAGTGGGcttcagaggtgttggtagAAGTATTTCTTAAAACTTTGGACGGAGCCCGGCTAGCCgtcccccccccgccccccttgcttccagtctttatgctaagctaggctaaccacgtccgGACTCCAGCTCCGTGGCTAACACACAGATTAACATCAAGCTTCTCATTTCActctcagacagaaagcaaataagccccccgcccccccctttTCTACCAAAGCAACCAAAAGCAAAGAGAAGCGTGTGGCTCATAACAGTCACCTCCTCGGCCATCTGCAGCAGCGCCTGGTTGTTACTCTCCCACTTGGTCCTCCACTGTGTCGTTTCCTTCTCCAGCTTCTTGATCTTCTTGGTCATCTGGAGGTGAACGCAGACAGTTAACaggcagcgggggggggggggggaccagtATGAAAGTAGCCAACGGGGAGTCGGTCGCCTCACCTTCTCCATCTCTTGTCTGAAAGTGGTGAAGACCTCGTTGCTTTTAGCCAGAGTGCTCTGAAACTCCTCAAACTTGTCCATGTACAGGGAGAGCTGAGAGATCGAGAGCAGGTGAGGAGTCATTTTCAAACCTTTCAGCTGGGTTGATGTACGTGAAAGGTAAACACAAGGCTTCGGCACTACCTGTAGTGCCCAAGACCATGTTTCTGATCCACCaaggacctgtgtgtgtgtgtgtgtgtgtgtgtttgcttaccTGTTGTTTGAGCTGCGTTTCCTGCTCCTTCATCAGCTCACACTTGCGTCTGGACTCCGTGGCGTCCTTCAGCAGCTGCGGCATTACAGCACAGTCACATCTCCAGCTCTCACAGGTTTTATTACTGCTCAACTAACTGGCTACTCGCGACTGCTGACAAGTACGACAGGCGCTTTGTATACTCACaaagtctctctctcgctgctgcttctcctccactTCTTTCATCATCTCGGTGATTCTCTGCAGCTTGGCgtccatcagctgctgctgcagctccttgtGCTTGAACACCTTGTCTATGTGCTGCCAGGGGGACACATCAGATTTCCATTAGGCTGCAACTGGGATCACAACCGACGACGCTTCGTCCAAAGTTTTCTTACCTCGCAATGTTTTAGTGGCATTTTAATAAACACCAGCTTCGTTACTAACTGCAGTGACTGCGTTGACCCTTCCTGCCACTGCTTCACAGTTGAAGCCATCCAGTGGTTTAACAGTAAAACAGCAACTTAACACTAGCTATTGAAACACGAACACACAGCCTGCCCCTAATCTTTAAGAATATGTTTGCCAGTATTGCAATGCATCCCTGTCCTCTGGTTTACTAAAAGCACAACGTTGAATGTTAAAGCATATTTGACTTTCTGCCACAATTCACTTcccacatgaaaacaaactcttAGCAGTGGAGGCTCACATGAACACGCTGCTTTCGGTAGCCACCTGCTGCTTTAATCGCACTCTTTACATGTGCTTTTGTGACACTGTTGAGGTTTCTTTCTTACCTCCTCTCGGAGCTCGTACTGCTCGATGAGCTTTTTGAGCTTCTCGGCCAGCTCCATGTTCTCCTGCCTCAGCTTGGTGTTGTGGGAGCTATGCTGCTCCATCTGCACCTCGATGTCGCTCAAGGTCATCTGGAAGTGCAGCATGGCCTCCTTTCGCTGCTCCTCGTACTCCCTGGACCGCTGGGCGTTCTCCTCCTGtcaaagaggggagagggaagtCTGTGCTGTTCACACTGGCGTGACGCCGTATGAGCAGAGAAGCACTGTGCTTTCAACTTCAGAAAGCTCCCTCATTGTCACAAGCAAAGGCAAATCTATCCAAGAAGAACCAAATGAAAGCTGACAGAATTTAACAATTGAAGGAGCATCCTATTATTCATGTTAGCAGTAAACCACTATTTGGATGCGTCCTGGATAAAAGACAAGTTCGCCTTCCTGACACTTTAAACTGTATTGGTCTGAGATACCTTCAGGGTcttgttgtgtctctgcagctcccTACAGAGGCTCTCCAGCTTGCTGCGGGCCAGGATGGCCTTGCTGTGCTCCCCCTGCAGGTGGATCTTCTCCTTTACAATCTGAGACTGCTTCTTCTGCAGGGCCTTCAGCCGCTTCTGCATGCAGCGGCTCTCCTCCAActgcacacacaacatgttACGGTTCACCTTGGGTAGATACAAGTACACTATAGTCATTTCTGACTGTACATTGCACTTGAAAAACGGGAACCAATGAAAGCCTGACATCCTTGATAAAACACAGGGAAAACTCCCATGGCAAAaggcaaatcttcacattttgttAGTCAGCTGGACAAAGTTTTCAATAGTCCATTAATGGGTTAGTCCATCAACAGAAAGTGATTATGATAActcattttcttaaaaacaaaatagccacagtttatattttttggttccccaataatgataataatctatCCATCTTCAGGTTTTTGACTGCATTTGCATTTCgttctattttctgacattttacggacaaaataatgaatgagaCAATAAATGGCAGATTCTCTGAAAAAAACGGTTTGTTGCAGTCTTAGTTTGGAATCAGCTGATCAGTCACGCGAGTTAAATGTTCGCTGCGTCAGAAGTTGTTCAGCGAAGGCGCTTCCGTATCCCATCCCAGAATGTGCATTAAAAATACCTTGATGGAAACGCCGCTACTGTTTGTGACCTCAGTTCAAATGAAGGCATTCGCATTCAGCTTACCAGGTCTGCGTATTTCTTGCACAGAGCAGCCAGTTTCTCCTCAGGGGTGGCCAGGGAGTTCAGGGCCTGCATCAAAAGAACAACCTCCTTCCCTGGAACATTAAACCACAACAAAATGAGGTAAACTGAATGGACAGGGATGCTTTCACTGTATAGCACTGTAACTTTACGTTATTAAAGTCAGATAGCGTAATCAAGACGCTGACGCTAGTTGAATAAGCCCATGAGCACCGTAGTTGGTCGCTGGGTGAATGTGTGGCGAATTAACTTTCCAGGTAACTTAGTTATGATAGTGATCCAATtactgacacttttttttttagcaaaataTTTTTTCGTTACCTTTTCATGCCATGTCCCGGCTGAAGCGAAGCGTTATTATTGGTACGGTATAACAATAATAAGTGTCCCATCAACAACTGATGGGACCATTAAAAGGATATGCTCAGAATGTATGGCCTGTACAACATGCATGGCCTGCGCTAATGCGCGAAAcgtaagctagctagcaagctaacgttcTGGCAGGAATTTAGCATAACATTGTGAGACGATATCCGTTTTACACACTTTACAAAAActatcattttatcatttatttattcttaattcAACTGTTTATATCTTTTATAACTCCATATagattgaaataaaatggacaGTAAACCTAACTTCACCCATACACTGATGACATTCAGCTACATTTCAAGAACGCAGCAATGACCTGAACTATTCTACATTACTACATTGTTACAGATCTGACAAATTAAGACCGACGTAAAAAATGATCACCACATCTATGCAATGAGGAGCATGTCTGTAAGTGCTTGTAAATACACTGTAGCGCTCCTACCAAAAGCCTTGTCCTCTGCAGTCTTAGGGTCTCCTCCAGGGTCGAGCTCTGCCTCCCCAAGGTCACTGGGACTGTCCTCTCTGCCTGGagtttcccccctctcctcctcagcgCAGCACAACCCCAAACCAAACTCTGCAACCTCCTcctaaacacatacacacacacatccgaaTGACTACAGAGCAGCTGTAACATCTCACTGCACGGCTCTTTCAACCGGCCAGTTTTCACTGAGCCGCTCCGCTGAAGAAGCTGAATTACAAGTACTGAAAGGACACTTCCTGATTTCAGCACTTTTACACTATTTCATGGAGGCAAAAGTCTTACGTCCTCTTGTGcttagacaacatttaacaaaattTTCTAacaaaaaagtattgtttttgtgttggcaGCACTACTACTAAAAAATGAATTGTTACTTTTAGAGAAAAGTAACCATTGTAGATTTTATCGGCCAATATTGGCCTATCGTGAGTGCTGGAAAGTAAATAAGCAAGCAAGTCCCATATTTTCATACCTTGTCAGTTGAGTGGAAGCTAATGTGTGAGCATCTTAGCCCATTCTGCCTACACATAACATTAGTGTAGAGTGTAGAACGTATATTATATTTAGATTATAGAATAGAGCATGCAATGCAAATAGTTTGGTTCCAgctcaaatatataattatatgtacattctgtatatatatatggtggAGGGTCAATATAtaaattgccccccccccccccccccccccaccaggtTCTTCTCGCCACAAGAACAAGATCAGCTGAATATTGATAACATAAACGCTACTTTAAGCAGAAGTAAACATAGAGTCACTACATTACATACTGCTTAAATGCAAAGaatcttgttgttgttgaaatgtgtcCAGCATCCAAAGGCTGCAAAAACTTgatattatttttgttgttgttgaaaacacagcatTCCAAGACGTACATTGTCAGATTCTTTGTagtctctgttttgttttctcttttttttttttttacttttgtttttaaatgtgtgttgaataaatgACTTATTCCTAACAACACACAAATCTCCCGTGTGGGGCAGTGGGCCCCATCTAAAAGATACTTGCCACCGGGCCCGACAACTTTTCTGAGCCGATATATCGATATCGGAATTTCTTTAACTCCCTAATAATCGGTCTCTGCCCCAAAAACAGGAGCAGCGGTCGGGCTCTAATCCATTGCCACTTGCAACTTACTGAACATTACAAATGGGACGCTTGACAGTAACATTAATGACAAATAACAGAACACCCACAAAACACACCAAAGAACATAATGATAGTGTTTACCTGACAGGGGCTGTCCAGGTCGGGTGGAGAATCACTGCCTCCCACTATTCTTCTGGTGGACACATCAATCTCACAAACTCCCGTTGTCTCCATTAGTCCTGATAACAAGCTAGAAAGTCATAATAAACCAGAATTGttagaaaacaataaatgagATTGTTGCATGACCAAATACTTGTATCTCGTAATGAG encodes:
- the txlng gene encoding gamma-taxilin, with the translated sequence METTGVCEIDVSTRRIVGGSDSPPDLDSPCQEEVAEFGLGLCCAEEERGETPGREDSPSDLGEAELDPGGDPKTAEDKAFGKEVVLLMQALNSLATPEEKLAALCKKYADLLEESRCMQKRLKALQKKQSQIVKEKIHLQGEHSKAILARSKLESLCRELQRHNKTLKEENAQRSREYEEQRKEAMLHFQMTLSDIEVQMEQHSSHNTKLRQENMELAEKLKKLIEQYELREEHIDKVFKHKELQQQLMDAKLQRITEMMKEVEEKQQRERDFLLKDATESRRKCELMKEQETQLKQQLSLYMDKFEEFQSTLAKSNEVFTTFRQEMEKMTKKIKKLEKETTQWRTKWESNNQALLQMAEEKTLRDGHFKALQGKLELLERLCRALQKERNDLNNRLSHLQEPGDQGTTAPPEAQPREPSAGEEEEEEEGEEEEGEEEEGEGEAEARCDGLETEGIHQAPRPPEMDPAPAATDKTTTATTTTSQPAETPTTEQD